GTAACCCAGCAACATGAGTACGTGGCCGCCGCTTGATAACGCAAGCGCGCCGCGGTTCGTAtgcaaaaaattacaatgtgaaCACAGACCAGCGGGGGAGGGGGGAGAAATGGAACTAGGGTTCGGTCCAGGCAATCGAACTAGATGTGAAAGAGGCCTCATATTCAAGCGAACCCCACCACAGTTCGAGAGCAACCGAACTCAGACCACCTCCTTCAGGTAGTCTCGGGTTCGGTAGCCAGGTGCGCACCTGGGTTCGCTTGACAGCTTTCACATTTTTCATGCGAACCGCGCCCCGTTCCGAACTAAACTTCAAGTGTGAAAGCGACCTAAATGTGAAACCGACCTAACATTTAGGAATgaagcagaagcttttatccaaagcgacttacagagaagataaaggaaacaatagcgatttgtcaataggaagCCATAATACAATACTGTAAGTGTTATAGTTTTTACAAAGCCAGAACAACACCTTTTGAGATAGAGTGTGTTAGTggggttttgtttttttgttaaggaaaaAGAACGTTGTACCAAAGCAACAGTGTCAGGCACACCCAAGACTGTCAATAGAATGGAGAGAAATTTATGTGCTTGAATTTTCCTGTCTTTGGTAGAGTCCAGCGTTGTGTAGTTTCTTACAGGTCTTTATCTCCAAACCATAGTCATGGTTAATGTAGAAAGTGACACGAGTTTTCAACTTttcaaagtaaaagtaaaagatCCTCTGTAATATATCCATAGCATTCACCTAAGGTGAAGGAAAGAGAAtttaaagtactcttattagacactaaaataacagaaatatatatatactgtatatatatatatatacagtatatatattcaCTTACAATATCACATGTGTGCAGAGCCAAGAACCTAGCAAATGTTCCATTGGTTGGTCTATAAATTGCCCAGTGTttgctctgtgtttgttttgatagCACGAATCTTTATATTGGACATATAAAACGTGGCAATAAGAGAAATCCCGCTCTCATGCGGATAAACAGTACACAGTGTTTTAAGTATCTTTATTCGTTCTTATTAGACAAATTTCTAAGTGTAAGCATAAAGACGTTACCTGTTGTGAATATATCGAAGAAAATCCAGATGAAGAACAAAGAATCTGCTCTCATCTAAATGTCCATTGAGGTATTTCAATGgcctaaaaatgtttttataaaacatcaaacacatagctttaattaataaaataacaaattatttattaaaaatactatTTAGGGCCCAAGCCACTAGAGGCCTTACAATGTAAGTGCGGAGCCCTATTGTTTTATTatctaattattatttatataatttcttTCAATCGTTCAGGAGATTTTTGGGGCCATAACTTGTTCAAAAACTTGCTGAAAATTGGCACAAACGTCAGCATCATCGGCCATAGGACCAGCACACAGGCATGGCAGGGGGCTCTGTAGCACCCCCTAGActggaaaaaaaatctttctagATCACACATACATGAACCCAAACATACAAAACTTggtactagggatgcacgatattggCTTATGAATTAAATATCGGCATCAGCCCAATATGAAATATTACGCCGATATGCTTTGCTGATAAAAACATGTGTTGATTATGTGTAGACGTTCTGACATATGAGCGACACACTCTCTAAGACCTGGCAAAGACACAAGTTGTCACACAGCACATTAgtactaaaatatatattaaccAAGGCTCGACATTAATGCTTGTCCGCTTGTCTGGGACAAGTTAATGTTTTGTATGTGAGCGAGAATTTTACTTTGCCCGACCAGACAAGTAGCTtggaaaaaaaataacagtgcTATAATGTTGATATTATGACAACGTACAGCCCTGTTCTATAGCAATCATGTAGAGTATTAACAAATTTAGGTGGCCGCAGCAGACACTAGGTAAAACGCTTATAGGCAAAGcaagtttatttacatttcatacacaaaagcaattcaaagtgctttacataaaatgattgacaaagagaaataagacgtatctttaaaatgcaaatgatttaagatcacaaatacaactttagattttaagaaacaataaaacagcaataaaattgattaaaaatgtgagtgtatatataaaaagaataagaacaaaagaaaaataaattagaaatagaagtgcagttgatgtaaaccagcacagtgctcaggttgtaaatgcacagctaaacaagtgtgtttttaatctggatttaaaagtagctgttggtgaacatctgatgtcttctggaagcagattccagCTACTGGTGGCATAATGGCTAAACGCTGACTCATCCTGTTTTGAGTGAACCCTTGTTATCtctaactgacttgatcctaatgagctgagaagtctgtttggtttatattcaataagcatatctgaaatgtatttaggtcCTAGACCATTGAGTGATTTAAAGACAATTAATAATACTTTGAAGTTGATTCTAACAGTAACTGGTAACCAGTGTAAGGACCTGAGGATTGGAGTGATATGCTCAGATTTTTTGGTTCTGGTCAGAGTCCTGGCAGCAGcgttctgtatgagctgcagctgtctgatgGTCTTTTTGGGAAGCCCTGTAAGGAGTCCATTACAgtaatccaccctgctggtgatgaaagcatgaactagtttctctaaatcttggtttgggacaaaacatctgattctgGCTATGTTTCTGAGATGGTAGTAAGCTGATTTGCTTATTGCTTTGACATGACTGCTGAAACTAAGGTCAGACtctaaaatgacaccaagatttTTTACCTTACTTTGTGTCTTTAGACCTCTTAAATCAAGGTATGTGTTTACCTTGTTAGTTTAatccagtgctcgaattgaaggggggctggggggatccgggatcccccataaggcattagggacccccataagaagtaaaaaatagacttagggggtccctcagatatttttatttcagtaaaaattataatgacaaatgtgattcaattcatgcaatggatatAGTAAATTTAGTGAATTAatgatttacaataatttatattaagtttgtttatgggctagttgtcatgtTTTAAACGCCCCGCCCCACATCTAAAGACCGCTAAGCACAGGGCATCGTTGACAAGACTGCTTGATTGGCGTCGCTCCGGTGAagctaacttcagctaaaaaatggagaataataaacctccactcgcaatcgggaagaggaagcttctacttacggctaattttctctctctatatatctttccactatatttatcaactccatgtcggCGCTTTTGTATTCCTCATCTTCCTGTTTTGGAATACTGACAGTCAGCCTCTCCTCCCGACTCAGATTCCCAAAGATCCCGTCAGCATCCAGACCGCTGATGTCACAGTGATGAGATGGGATGGCAGCGATAAAGTTGCTTAGCAGGAAATGACACGCAAGACTGAATCGACCCAGAAAATTGATGAGCAGGACCATTATCTGGAACCTTCCAAATCCATTAATCTCTGAAAGAAGATCTTCAAATTTCATTGTTGCGCTGTGTGAGCTGTCTGGCACTCAGCCTGAAGGAGGTTATGTCTCAACTGGTTTATTTTGTGGATTGTGGAATGGTGGAAAATGGTTAACAGTAGATGTCTGACTGTTTGTCAAAGATTAGTAAAAGTTAAACCCTTTGGTTGAAACTTAATTACATTGTAGATGTTCAATATAGCTAGCtatgtttatttttgctttgttACTGTCAGCTGTTGGTGtgactttttgttttgtaaaacacaGTGTTGTATACTCCATGAGTTCATTGTGACTTTCAGTAACACATAACTGTAAACACAATATTAATGACTAAAAATCGCTTTTTGCAAATTCTGTGACATCCATCAGAAAGCCTTGATAATGGGATGAAGATCATATTCCTCAttacacaatataatgaagtaACATAAAGATGTTAAtttgaaatgtgaaaaagaaataaactttttattcaattatttttttcaaagttgAGTTCCCTCATCTTGACCAGGAAatttgacattctttcaaattgtGCTACTGCAAAATTATAACTCATTCCAtaaagaaaaagacaaagaatTAATTAAAGAATATTTATTAGATTATTTTTCTCTACAGATTAGGTTCGTTTTCAATCCATGTAGAGGTTAGTTTCCATGCTGAGATTCACTCAAGTGGTAAACAGATGGATCTCTTccttaaatataaagaaatgtatgaaataataaacacattttgatattaattttattattattgttattaattacAGTATTTCACTTCATCACCTAGTTTTCTCAATATCTTCAATAGTTTCAGGAAGCCGCACATTGTGGGTCTCAGGAAGAAGCAGCGCAAGGAGGCCTACAATGATGGCTACAGTGCAGAACAGGACTTGAGGGAGAGGAAGCCAGACCTCATCCAGGAGGCCCACAAGAGGTGCCAAAGAGACACCAACACGACCAACAAATGAGCTGTAGCCTAATCCATTCTGCCTATGATCAGAAAAGtgcaatgtactgtaaatacagCATACAATTTTCTTTATGTCAACTTTTATGATtctataattattataaaaaatgaaaagattcACATTTCTGGGCAAATTGTGTctttaaaggggatgtgcaatgttgtttcatgcattcttacTTCTtgatgttaaacgtgctggcttctcatgcttgacatggtcaacttgtcaaaaaacaagttgggcGTATCACGTAGTAGTTCTGTgcattcgtataggtttcggaaagtttttttatcGAACATGAAATTCCGTTTCGAAACAAcatttcttagtcccttattggacaattctcccggtaAAGCATGCCCAAGCGTCAACCCACGAGAGCGAGATGAAACagcacgcccacacgtcaaccatGGAGAGTGGGAGAAAGAACACGCCCATCAACGTGCTCCttcgttcgcgaagttcagctgtgtttgtttgttcactgcttttcggtgaggaatgttatataaatggtggatataacgctggatttgcagattgtTTAAACtaatagatggagcggtcccagcgctaaaagatgccggtcatgaaccgcacgtggtaagtgaacctgagtcatatgtctgtgttttgttggcaatcggcacaTATAGGTGCATAAGGTACACCACATGAACTTAAAgcgaatcaacagttatgcagggatcaTGCAataatgtattgtgtgcttTAGTTCCACCCCCCGCACGCGTTCAGGAGGTcgtctgttttcggaaataatcacacagctgtttctgtcttttataaatgtgttcaaactaaagactcttcgaagatacaaagtatgcaatactactctataggtactcaagattcatatgagattggcagaaaatgCATGCGATACATACTCTTAAACAGACAGAAAACAACTTACCGTAACACAGTTGGGTATATCTCTGTGGTATAGAGAAAAAGACAAGTGAAGGCGGCCTCTGAAAATCCTTTACCCAGTACAGCAACGATGGTACGAGGTAGCCACAAATCTGGAGACAAGCACAGGCATACCTGGAGAATCTGACTCACTTATGAGTGCCACTGTTGTCACCAAAAAGAATGACAAAAACAAGGactaatataattaaaatgagtaaaaaattaATGTAAATGATGCAATACTTGTGAAATTAAAATCAACAAACGATTACTTATAAATTAGACATAATTGTGACTAATACCAAAATAAGTGATGGTTCTGTACctgcaaaaaagttaaaagttaAAGAGATGCCAGTCTTTTGACTGTGACATCCTTATAAATGATTGTTCtcaagctaaaaaaaaaaacatcaaacttttaaaatgtgagaaaatgtgttttcgCCTCTCTTTACTTTTAGGAATGAGGATAGTGATGCCAATGCAGACCCCTGTTGTAACCAGCGTGCCCACCTGGCTGTACCTGCGGCCAAGTTTGTCTAGGCACAGATAGGCTAACAGTTTTGATGGCATCTCTATGGCACCATAAATGAACTGCGTTAGGTACAGGTTCAGTCCAAAGCCAGATATGTTCAAACTGATACCGTAGTACGTAAAAGCAACTCCAAACCTGCAAAAACAATTGACCTTAAAATCAGAATCAATTAGCAATGCAAGTTAATGTTTTGATGCAGTATCCGAGACTTCTATATACGGTTTTAAAACAGAGTCTGTTGTTGTGCTAAAACATTCCTAACCAGGTGGTTCCTGAGAGAATAGACAGTTTTCTCATCTTGGGAGATCTCATCAGGTCCAAAAACGAGTATGTTCTGTTTCCTTTGTTCTCAGCGACTATCACAGCAGCAAGGGACTAAAAGGTCATATGGAAAAGGCAAACTTTACCACAAAAGCACAAAATTACTTTCTCAACTGACTCACCATTAGCATGgcacattttattataattacatatattataaatatgttaCCTGTGGTTTAATATCTTTGAGGCTATTTTCTCTTTTGTTAAATGAGGCACATTTGCTTAGATAAAGATGAGCATCATCCAGCCTTCCATTGACAATCAGCCATCGCGCAGACTCTGGGATCCACCTACAGGTATGGGACAAGTGCATTGTTTATTGTCTGTGACATAAAGATAACTGTTACAAttgtaaatcatgtttttagatttatatttaaatatatttaaaaagtacatttgaaAAGATACTGCCTCCTTAACCAGCTTCATGCACTACTGCGCATTTTGTTTGTGACTTGTATTGTAGTTAAATACTTTTACAGTACTGTACAGTAgctgtgtagtgtagtgtagctGAATCATTAGTAGCTTTACAACATCacttgtacattttttattaattttcataACTCTTACCTCCATGTGATCACAGCCAGTCCAAGAGGAGCTGTTACCGCGAGAACCAGAGTTCTCCAGTCATTGGCAAAATACGCAATGCCAGGCAATATCATAGTGCTGGTAGACCAGTCAAGACTGATTAAAACTCCAGCCAATGTCCTGTGCTCAATATCAGCCCATTCTACACCTAATATAGACAGAACCACCAGGTCATTATCAATCGTCATTCAAAATTAGTCACCAGACCAATGCACACATACAGCATGCACTTACACAGAACATAGGTGATGATGCTGATGCCGGTAAGGCCCATTCCAGTGAAGAACCTCATAATAGCAAACATGATGAAGGACTGAGAGAATGCACTGGCTACACCAAAGGTAGCGGTTACAAGGTAAGACACCATTAGCATGGGTTTCCTGCCATATCTAATACAaacagatatactgtaaatacaaaccATAAAGATAACTACTACTACTAACACACTTCACACTAATATATCTCTCTAGTGTCTTAAAGAATATTTCGTTAAGGTCCACATCTTACTGTGATCATCTCACCTGTCACTCAGCCAGCCAGAAAATGCTGCTCCAACCATCACACCAATGAAGAAGATGGTGGCCGAGGCTTTATTCAGACCTATCCTGTCGCACACCAAATCAAACTGAGAAAGTCAGAGAAggatattattttaatttcagaaaatctgactttttcatcCTACTCATGTTTTCAcagaaatattataaatgaatcATGGCATAGTCATATGTATTATGCAGAAGAACAGATTCATATGAGAAGAAAAGTCTCGATCAAAATAGTGTGTTTTAAGACAAATGATATGATAGTTTTATATAAGTGAATTACCTCTGTTGCCAGGGTGGacttaaatgtgctgttgtcaTATTCCCATTCATTCTGACACTCCACCAGGGGAAGATCTGTGCTGCTCGATGAGTTTGACAGCAGGTAAAACTGAGGATGAGAGAACATGTGACAGGAAGCAGGAGTCCCATCTTCCTGTTTTGGAATACTGACAGTCAGCCTCTCCTCCCGACTCAGATTCCCAAAGATCCCGTCAGCATCCAGACCGCTGATGTCACAGTGATGGGACGGGATGGCAGCGATAAAGTTGTTTAACAAGAAGTGAAACGGTAATGTGACTCTTGGAATAACCAAAAGAACGATCATAATGATCTGAAATTTTCCAAAACCTCCCACCTCAGCCAGAAGGTTctcaaatttcattttttaccaAATGAGAGTAAATTTCAGTCTTCAGCCTGATGATGTGCTTCAGAAAAAGTAGGGAGTTATCGAGTCAGTTAGTCCAACCATAGGTCTATTTACACATTTACTGCCTTTATGTAGATCATTAACATCACACACACGGCACACACGACAGTCTCACATGTAGTTGTTGtctatattttctttctttctcaaacacaaacacataatatTAGTTTATATATCATATAGTAATACATAAAGTAGCTGTCAAAAGAATACAGTTATCATTGCCTGACTCACGTTGTCTTGTTGTGTTTGATAGTCTTTAAAATATTGAAGAGTCTTATCTCAAATCAGTCATCTGAATGGGGCTCTTTCTGCAAATGAATGAATAACCACAATGCCTTAGAATACATAGACAGATTTGGGAGAATGTAGagttaatattataataaattcatataaaaaGATTTCTAGGTCTTATATGTAGTGTTTTTGATCAATAGATATTTGCTTATTctctttttataaaatatataagcaAATAATTAGAATAAGATTCCCGGCTGCGATGGGAGATCACTGCAACATTAACTTGTCTGGACTAAAGTTCAACCTAGGTATCTTTTACAGACAGCCAGAGTTCAAAATGTCAAACCATACAACACCTACCACATACTGATTAGTTACCTATATCACTGCTGCCATCTAGAGATTCTGTATTTATGAGAAGGACTGaacctttaaaacaaaaacttgcATAGCATTGATAGCATTGGTATTGCAAATTACAGTAAATCACACATACTTCCACACATTTCATACCACATCACACAATAACTGTATACATCTATAAATGCATTCATGTGATCAGAAGACATTTCTTGGTGTGATGCAAACAGATTTGAATCTTTGTTTATTGTCACATGATCAGGGCCACATGAATTTATTAATACAACTCATATAAAGAGAATATACTAGTATTGAATGATTGCTTTTTGGCGATTAAATAGGGTTTCCAAATAAGGAAGTCTTGGGTGAGATGTCCTATTTGCAAGAGGTCAATGTGGAGCTGTCCATGGTGCTATCATACAGctgaaagggatacttcacccaacaatgaaaattctgttatcatttactcaccttcgacagcaaacagttctgtggcacttttgactaccgatgtattttttcatactatggtagacaatggggggcaaaatctgactggttataagcattcttccaaaNgtaaaacacagcacagtgcatggtgtttatagaccaagcaagatcattataataaataatatctaataaataaatgaataaacaaataaatgcagtctcccagtgagcaagccaacactgcactgctctgctgtgagTGAAGCAATGTGATGTTGAGTATAATGCTAAATGCTAAATGCCAAATTTGGCACATcaataatgtatttttacactgcatacgaaagcagcaAGTTCGCGTTGCTCTCAGCACATGCGGAAAGAGTGTCTACAGCACCACGCCAAAGTCCGCTTAacgaaagtcatgccactcagctgcctttcggacagctatttacgtcatagcaagagcgcctccatcagctatttagcattgcatttcttccgatttattgtaatggcagtggcgcaccttgttgatatattatctttggcctttcccattgagcgcacgtttacttccattacagcaatcgcaagttttgaattacgttattttaattactctgatgcgcaaaacctcttcaagaagcttattttactggcatgttgatgaacagtaaagCAAAAACTGATGTGAGCTaccagtgtaaatctttacatttattaaatacaccaagaatttgtacaagttttttttgcttaaagataataaagtaagtcaagtaa
This genomic window from Triplophysa rosa linkage group LG18, Trosa_1v2, whole genome shotgun sequence contains:
- the LOC130569355 gene encoding solute carrier family 22 member 7-like; the encoded protein is MKFENLLAEVGGFGKFQIIMIVLLVIPRVTLPFHFLLNNFIAAIPSHHCDISGLDADGIFGNLSREERLTVSIPKQEDGTPASCHMFSHPQFYLLSNSSSSTDLPLVECQNEWEYDNSTFKSTLATEFDLVCDRIGLNKASATIFFIGVMVGAAFSGWLSDRYGRKPMLMVSYLVTATFGVASAFSQSFIMFAIMRFFTGMGLTGISIITYVLCVEWADIEHRTLAGVLISLDWSTSTMILPGIAYFANDWRTLVLAVTAPLGLAVITWRWIPESARWLIVNGRLDDAHLYLSKCASFNKRENSLKDIKPQSLAAVIVAENKGNRTYSFLDLMRSPKMRKLSILSGTTWFGVAFTYYGISLNISGFGLNLYLTQFIYGAIEMPSKLLAYLCLDKLGRRYSQVGTLVTTGVCIGITILIPKNLWLPRTIVAVLGKGFSEAAFTCLFLYTTEIYPTVLRQNGLGYSSFVGRVGVSLAPLVGLLDEVWLPLPQVLFCTVAIIVGLLALLLPETHNVRLPETIEDIEKTR